A genomic stretch from Leptospira licerasiae serovar Varillal str. VAR 010 includes:
- a CDS encoding LIC10486 family protein: MEQNPQTSKLQEQANQMNLALESVHTEEQAIELIQGKIKDAYLLKLRIDVENKAGVVLGLLSRYKNEFLELYSLFSNSSVIRKIRTFEDFGQISHDIAEAARQEAPDPGLSDQVGRILHTKLTKQILEQYYPMWDRNDTAALVNMLENQIKSAMKINMIRIQADVEYVSSLKCRGKSFFAGIIQSIPKPPEEPAEGTGAPVENLDPEKAAVMRQIETIRKGFGRVVQAKTILSPVNGIDFDDLNEGDKILLQLPSVSPEEKALAKTLGAMDKDGNVKPVIGSFVAIASGKNEYHIFAKGPAGVLLQAFEERPVRLARPKTAANAPRPAGMGAKQSEGNNTLNYAILVGVVLLVGLLAFILLK, from the coding sequence ATGGAACAAAATCCTCAGACAAGTAAACTCCAAGAACAGGCAAATCAAATGAACCTTGCCTTGGAATCCGTTCATACGGAAGAACAAGCGATCGAACTTATCCAAGGAAAAATCAAAGATGCCTATCTTTTAAAATTAAGGATCGATGTTGAGAACAAAGCAGGCGTAGTTTTAGGATTATTATCCAGATATAAGAACGAATTTTTAGAATTATATTCCTTATTCTCCAACTCTTCCGTGATCCGAAAGATCAGGACATTCGAAGATTTCGGCCAAATCTCGCACGATATTGCGGAAGCAGCTAGACAAGAAGCCCCGGATCCGGGGTTGTCCGACCAAGTAGGAAGAATTCTTCATACTAAATTAACAAAACAAATATTAGAACAATATTATCCAATGTGGGATCGTAATGATACTGCGGCTCTTGTTAACATGCTGGAGAACCAGATCAAAAGCGCGATGAAAATCAATATGATACGTATCCAAGCGGATGTGGAATACGTATCTAGTTTGAAATGCAGAGGCAAAAGTTTTTTTGCAGGTATCATCCAATCCATTCCCAAACCGCCTGAAGAACCTGCTGAAGGAACCGGCGCTCCGGTAGAAAATTTAGATCCCGAAAAGGCCGCAGTAATGCGCCAAATCGAAACCATTCGAAAAGGTTTCGGAAGAGTGGTACAAGCTAAGACCATCCTGTCGCCTGTAAATGGAATAGACTTCGATGATCTGAACGAAGGGGACAAGATCTTACTACAACTTCCTTCCGTTTCTCCTGAAGAGAAGGCATTAGCTAAAACTCTGGGAGCAATGGACAAAGACGGGAATGTAAAACCAGTGATCGGTTCTTTCGTAGCGATCGCTTCCGGAAAAAATGAATATCATATTTTTGCAAAAGGCCCTGCAGGAGTCCTTTTACAAGCGTTCGAAGAACGACCTGTTCGTCTTGCCAGACCAAAAACCGCGGCTAACGCTCCTCGTCCTGCAGGAATGGGTGCAAAACAATCCGAAGGAAATAATACCCTTAACTACGCGATCTTGGTTGGAGTGGTTCTGTTAGTAGGATTATTGGCGTTTATTCTATTGAAATAA
- a CDS encoding SPFH domain-containing protein yields the protein MALIDVIKYEGKPGEILWKFPRNDISTFGQLVVNESQEAIFFKEGKALDIFGPGTHTLKTGNVPILEKLVNLPFGGQTPFTAEVVYINKALIQLKWGTPAPIQVEDPKYTITLGVRANGSYNIKIVDSKAFAVGVVGARGAYSQDEVDNFLRPMIVTRLSDFLAEVVLKSGEPITRLNQHLEEASSAGKTKIQPDFSKYGIEVLDFFVQSINFDQNDPNFQKIQKVLADKFEIDALGGMYQQKRMLDIGEAAAKNEGGNAGQGMSAGMGLGMGMNMGNMMAGMMGQNNAGGNSNQNDATARLTKLKSMLDQGLISQEEFDAKKKDILNSI from the coding sequence ATGGCATTAATAGACGTAATAAAATATGAAGGAAAACCGGGAGAGATCTTATGGAAATTCCCCCGTAACGATATCAGCACCTTCGGACAATTGGTAGTGAATGAAAGCCAGGAAGCTATCTTCTTTAAAGAGGGTAAAGCTCTGGATATTTTCGGACCTGGAACTCATACTTTAAAAACTGGGAACGTTCCTATTTTGGAAAAATTAGTGAACCTTCCTTTCGGAGGCCAAACTCCGTTCACTGCCGAAGTAGTCTATATCAACAAGGCTCTCATCCAATTAAAATGGGGAACTCCTGCGCCCATCCAAGTAGAAGATCCTAAATACACGATCACATTAGGAGTCAGAGCAAACGGTTCCTACAATATTAAGATCGTAGATTCAAAAGCGTTTGCAGTTGGAGTAGTCGGTGCAAGAGGAGCTTATTCACAAGACGAGGTGGATAATTTTTTAAGACCGATGATCGTGACTAGGCTAAGCGATTTTCTTGCGGAAGTTGTTTTAAAATCGGGAGAGCCTATCACTCGACTGAATCAACATTTAGAAGAAGCTTCTTCTGCAGGAAAGACAAAGATCCAACCTGACTTCTCCAAATATGGGATAGAGGTTTTGGATTTTTTTGTTCAATCCATCAACTTCGATCAAAACGATCCGAACTTCCAAAAGATCCAAAAGGTTCTCGCGGACAAATTCGAGATCGATGCTTTGGGTGGGATGTACCAGCAAAAAAGAATGTTGGATATAGGAGAAGCAGCAGCAAAGAACGAAGGCGGGAATGCAGGACAAGGAATGTCCGCGGGTATGGGACTTGGAATGGGAATGAATATGGGCAATATGATGGCCGGTATGATGGGACAGAACAATGCCGGTGGGAATTCCAACCAGAACGATGCGACAGCAAGACTCACAAAACTCAAGAGTATGTTGGACCAAGGACTGATTTCTCAGGAAGAATTTGATGCCAAAAAAAAGGACATTCTAAATTCTATCTAA
- a CDS encoding penicillin-binding protein: MDYNPLNRKRFTILFILLCVFFSGLLVRVGYLVFFNDREIAFKNGERIGRGAIYDRRGIELALSIDSSTIGIYPGNVYDPNFTAVQISPYLDIPPEKIESLIREKSRYFLLKREIDDTTASRIMEMALPGVRREREFKRVYPHGSLAASLVGFTGMDDDKALSGLEYYYNQELMTPTEADPTRGANIHLTLDGLIQFKLEKALGKRFEEAGAKRAVGLLMEIHTGRILAMASFPSFDPNRYSAFEEYSHTNWAIRHVYEPGSTMKIFLASILLNENLIHPNEKFDCPGYVDYGKTRIKCTHVHGKVNLEEILQYSCNAGIIKAAAKIPNDVLYEYMKRFRFGDRAGILPNESVGYMPILNKWTPTTPMFMAIGQGISVTPIQLVASAASIVNGGRFITPRVVSHLTDSYGTVLQEYQSEETPVGIKEYSTERLLKAMTRVVQAGTGKNAYIQEYSIAGKTGTGQKAVSGRGYQDGLWSASFLGFFPADKPKVVGLILFDEPRGDSHTGGGLAAPVFREVVENIIPIIEQGERTVNVNLAKLDRKPLTGKSERIPDLMGRSKREVVELLAPLGVPYKLHGSGFCYEQDPSPGSSYEGKRINVFFQ; this comes from the coding sequence ATGGATTATAACCCTCTCAATCGAAAAAGATTCACTATCTTATTCATCCTATTATGCGTATTCTTCTCGGGGCTTTTGGTCCGAGTCGGCTATTTAGTCTTCTTTAACGACAGAGAGATCGCATTCAAGAATGGAGAAAGAATAGGCCGAGGAGCTATCTACGATAGAAGAGGGATCGAACTCGCGTTGTCCATAGATTCTTCCACGATCGGGATCTATCCTGGTAACGTTTACGATCCGAATTTTACTGCAGTACAAATTTCTCCTTATTTGGATATTCCCCCCGAAAAGATAGAATCTTTGATCCGAGAAAAAAGCAGATACTTCCTTTTGAAGAGAGAGATAGACGATACAACTGCAAGTCGTATCATGGAGATGGCCCTTCCTGGAGTGAGAAGAGAAAGGGAATTTAAAAGAGTTTATCCACACGGAAGTTTGGCAGCTAGTCTTGTCGGCTTTACGGGAATGGACGACGATAAGGCACTCTCAGGTTTAGAATATTATTATAATCAAGAATTGATGACGCCTACCGAGGCGGATCCTACCAGAGGCGCAAATATACATTTGACCCTAGACGGACTTATCCAATTCAAATTAGAGAAAGCTTTAGGAAAAAGATTCGAAGAAGCCGGTGCCAAAAGAGCTGTAGGACTTTTAATGGAGATCCATACCGGAAGAATATTGGCTATGGCTAGTTTTCCTTCTTTCGACCCGAATCGTTACTCAGCTTTTGAAGAATATTCTCATACAAATTGGGCGATCAGGCATGTGTATGAGCCGGGATCCACAATGAAAATTTTCCTGGCAAGTATTCTACTTAACGAAAACTTAATACATCCTAACGAAAAATTCGATTGTCCGGGATACGTGGATTACGGAAAGACAAGGATCAAATGTACACACGTACATGGAAAAGTGAATTTGGAGGAGATCCTACAATATTCCTGCAATGCAGGTATTATAAAAGCAGCCGCAAAGATCCCGAACGATGTACTTTACGAATATATGAAACGATTCCGTTTCGGGGATAGAGCCGGAATCTTGCCGAACGAATCTGTGGGATATATGCCGATCTTGAACAAATGGACGCCAACCACTCCGATGTTCATGGCGATCGGGCAAGGAATTTCAGTAACTCCTATCCAGTTAGTTGCATCCGCTGCTTCCATCGTAAACGGAGGGAGATTCATCACGCCTAGGGTAGTTTCTCATCTCACCGATTCTTATGGAACAGTCCTGCAAGAATACCAATCGGAAGAAACTCCGGTTGGAATCAAAGAATATTCCACCGAAAGATTATTGAAGGCGATGACTAGAGTTGTTCAAGCAGGAACGGGAAAGAACGCATACATACAAGAATATTCTATCGCTGGGAAAACAGGAACGGGACAAAAAGCAGTGTCCGGCCGAGGCTACCAAGATGGATTATGGTCCGCTTCTTTCTTAGGATTTTTTCCCGCAGATAAACCTAAAGTGGTCGGTTTGATCTTATTCGACGAACCTAGAGGGGATAGTCATACTGGAGGAGGGCTTGCCGCTCCGGTATTTAGAGAAGTGGTGGAAAATATTATCCCCATCATAGAGCAGGGAGAAAGAACGGTTAACGTAAATCTTGCTAAGTTGGATAGAAAGCCGCTTACAGGAAAATCGGAGCGTATTCCGGATCTGATGGGAAGAAGTAAGAGAGAAGTGGTGGAATTATTGGCTCCTTTGGGGGTCCCGTATAAACTTCATGGAAGCGGTTTTTGTTATGAACAAGATCCTTCTCCGGGGTCTTCTTACGAGGGAAAAAGGATAAACGTATTTTTCCAATGA
- a CDS encoding acyltransferase family protein, producing MKSYILSIFASKKGEIESLNGIRAIAILMVMTNHLWVSKQPIMGEMPFWLSWFVENQTTIVDVFFVMGGFLNYGGILQSYKRENSFPYRKFIINRSLRILPAYYAALAFSYYYFSKQVAGLKNIPNPNADLVWLIDKGQKALDYVWADGVFLSNFFPRVLDVGWYISLEQQIYFIMVVLGPFFLFSKTKKVRVIILSIIYIIPFLSRCYLYSKGQMNAEALFWTENRFDSMIAGMLLAEYVDYRPVGESLGKLKYSLLGITAIAFISISYSFDWDHFVRLTLANNFYNIALALIIYLAIQKEGIFKTILGLPIFRPLSRITFTVYLWNIPLMGIATRWALKGETLVTLSVLPKLYLICFGFTIIAAWPIFLLIEQPFIWWKEKPKVLENKNETKTA from the coding sequence ATGAAATCCTATATACTGTCTATCTTTGCTTCCAAAAAGGGAGAAATAGAATCATTAAACGGAATCAGGGCGATCGCAATTTTGATGGTAATGACCAACCATCTATGGGTTTCCAAACAGCCGATCATGGGCGAGATGCCTTTTTGGTTATCTTGGTTTGTCGAGAACCAAACCACTATTGTGGACGTATTCTTCGTAATGGGCGGTTTTCTGAATTATGGAGGAATACTCCAATCTTATAAAAGGGAAAACAGTTTTCCTTACCGCAAATTTATAATCAATCGTTCTTTGAGAATACTTCCGGCTTATTATGCTGCGTTAGCTTTTTCTTATTATTATTTTTCTAAACAAGTAGCGGGTCTGAAAAATATACCGAATCCAAATGCTGACTTGGTTTGGTTGATAGATAAAGGACAAAAAGCGCTGGATTATGTTTGGGCCGATGGGGTCTTCTTATCCAACTTCTTTCCCCGAGTTTTGGATGTCGGTTGGTATATTTCCTTAGAGCAGCAGATCTACTTTATTATGGTGGTTCTCGGCCCATTCTTCTTATTCTCTAAAACAAAGAAAGTCAGAGTAATTATATTATCGATCATATATATTATCCCTTTCTTATCTAGATGTTATCTATATTCCAAAGGTCAAATGAATGCAGAAGCGCTTTTTTGGACGGAGAATCGATTCGATTCCATGATCGCAGGAATGCTTTTGGCGGAATATGTGGATTATAGACCGGTTGGAGAAAGTTTAGGTAAACTGAAATATTCTCTGCTCGGGATCACTGCGATCGCATTCATATCAATCTCTTATTCGTTCGATTGGGATCATTTCGTAAGACTTACACTCGCAAATAATTTTTACAATATAGCATTGGCCTTAATCATATACTTGGCGATCCAGAAAGAAGGAATATTCAAAACTATATTAGGGTTACCGATCTTTCGCCCATTGTCCAGGATCACGTTCACGGTATATTTATGGAATATACCTTTGATGGGAATCGCAACTAGATGGGCTCTCAAAGGAGAAACGTTAGTTACCTTAAGCGTGTTACCTAAACTTTATCTGATCTGTTTTGGTTTTACGATCATCGCCGCTTGGCCGATCTTCTTATTGATAGAACAGCCTTTTATTTGGTGGAAAGAAAAACCGAAAGTTTTGGAAAATAAGAACGAGACCAAGACTGCATAG
- the thrC gene encoding threonine synthase, producing MSLTFTKLKAEFRCINDSCGATYDLNDIVYECRKCGSLLQVSHDMGALKERSGKEWKDLFDSRLGSVKFPNSSGIWNKREWVLPHVEDSEIVSSGEGLSHLFNSERLTKHFGLGGLWIKQCGISHTGSFKDLGMTVLLSQVKHMLNKGVKIRAVACASSGDTSAALASYAAKAGIPAIIFLPAGKVSQAQLIQPVSNGAKVIALETDFDGCMKIVKEVTKEAGIYLANSMNSLRIEGQKTIAPEIVQQLEWKVPDWVIIPGGNLGNVSALGAGFEMAKELGLIDKLPRIVLAQAENANPLYLSYLKNFEEFSPVDAKPTLASAIQIGNPVSVQKAIRTLKKFNGIVEQASEAELSEASAKTDLFGLYNDPHTGVALAALYKLMSKGTISKGEQVVVISTAHGLKFTEFKLKFHEGKIPGTDQKLVNVIRSCKPEVGAVMDEISGFLQMKG from the coding sequence ATGAGCCTTACCTTCACCAAGTTGAAAGCGGAATTCCGCTGTATCAACGATTCTTGCGGAGCAACTTACGATCTGAATGATATCGTATACGAATGTCGTAAATGTGGAAGCCTTCTCCAAGTTTCCCATGATATGGGAGCTCTTAAAGAAAGATCAGGCAAAGAATGGAAGGACCTATTCGATTCCAGATTGGGTTCGGTAAAATTTCCGAACAGCTCGGGGATCTGGAACAAAAGAGAATGGGTTCTTCCTCATGTGGAAGATTCTGAGATCGTAAGCTCGGGCGAAGGTCTCTCACATCTATTCAATTCGGAAAGGCTTACCAAACATTTCGGTCTAGGCGGTCTTTGGATCAAACAATGTGGGATCTCACACACAGGTTCTTTTAAGGATCTGGGCATGACGGTCCTTCTCTCCCAAGTAAAACATATGTTGAATAAGGGAGTTAAGATAAGAGCGGTCGCCTGTGCAAGTTCCGGAGATACTTCTGCTGCCTTAGCTTCTTACGCAGCTAAGGCAGGAATACCTGCTATCATTTTCCTTCCTGCCGGAAAAGTTTCCCAAGCGCAATTGATCCAACCGGTTTCCAACGGTGCAAAAGTGATCGCGCTCGAAACCGACTTTGACGGCTGTATGAAAATCGTTAAAGAAGTTACTAAAGAAGCAGGCATCTATCTTGCGAACTCAATGAACAGTCTTCGTATAGAAGGCCAAAAAACGATCGCGCCTGAGATCGTTCAACAATTAGAATGGAAGGTTCCAGATTGGGTAATCATCCCTGGTGGAAATTTAGGGAACGTTTCGGCTCTCGGAGCAGGTTTCGAGATGGCAAAAGAATTAGGACTAATCGATAAACTTCCTAGGATCGTTTTGGCCCAAGCGGAAAATGCGAATCCACTTTATCTTTCTTATCTGAAAAATTTCGAAGAGTTCAGCCCAGTGGATGCAAAGCCTACTCTTGCTTCTGCTATTCAGATCGGAAATCCGGTCTCAGTCCAAAAGGCAATTCGTACATTAAAAAAATTCAATGGGATTGTGGAGCAGGCAAGTGAAGCGGAACTTTCGGAAGCTTCTGCCAAAACCGATCTGTTTGGATTGTACAATGACCCTCATACAGGGGTGGCACTTGCCGCTTTATACAAACTGATGAGCAAGGGAACCATTTCAAAAGGTGAGCAAGTAGTCGTAATTTCTACCGCTCATGGCTTAAAATTCACCGAATTTAAACTTAAATTCCATGAGGGAAAAATTCCAGGAACCGACCAGAAATTGGTTAACGTTATTCGATCCTGCAAACCGGAAGTAGGAGCCGTAATGGACGAAATCAGCGGTTTTCTACAAATGAAAGGTTAA
- a CDS encoding LIMLP_15305 family protein yields the protein MTSNSPISQYVSRFKAEKGKILSFLSAFPFYGEVLKNHQYYEADRIARNELAKKLDSLKEPIRRIEENFVRERRMDLIGSTEVLLSIVERLKNEIIGASYGLNGLGTGFKATESELESLAEWDYSLIHHAEELSTKVKSPNFPPEVSVDVVRNWVSSFRSELDEFDSALKSRKDVFLKQ from the coding sequence ATGACTTCGAACAGCCCGATCTCACAATATGTTTCCAGATTCAAAGCGGAGAAGGGAAAGATCTTATCCTTTCTTTCCGCATTCCCTTTTTATGGGGAAGTCTTAAAGAACCATCAATATTACGAAGCGGACAGGATCGCTCGAAACGAATTAGCTAAAAAATTGGATTCTCTCAAAGAGCCTATCCGTAGGATCGAAGAAAATTTCGTCCGAGAAAGAAGAATGGATCTAATCGGCTCCACTGAGGTCTTACTTTCCATCGTAGAAAGACTCAAAAACGAAATTATTGGAGCAAGTTACGGTCTAAACGGATTGGGCACCGGGTTTAAGGCGACCGAGTCAGAGTTAGAATCTTTGGCAGAATGGGATTATTCATTGATCCATCATGCTGAGGAATTATCTACAAAAGTGAAATCCCCGAACTTCCCTCCGGAAGTTTCAGTGGACGTAGTAAGGAATTGGGTTAGTAGTTTTAGATCCGAATTGGACGAGTTTGATTCCGCCTTGAAGAGCAGAAAGGATGTCTTCTTAAAACAATAG
- the leuS gene encoding leucine--tRNA ligase — MDYPFRKIESKWQDYWEKNSSFRTDLRSSKPKFYCLDMFPYPSGAGLHVGHPEGYTATDIISRYKRMKGFEVLHPMGWDAFGLPAERYAMQTGIHPAITTKQNVDNFRRQIKLIGLSYDWDREISTTDPKYYKFTQWIFLKLYDSWYDAQSSKAKPISELVQKLESKGSEGFEDLETFSAKDWKDFSNAKKETILSQFRLVYQAEIPVNWCPGLGTVLANEEVEEWVGKGYEVVRKPMRQYMMRITAYAERLLEDLSLVSWPGSTLEMQKNWIGKSEGLEIIFPFDPSSPQNGIKVYTTRPDTIFGVSYMVLAPEHPLVDTITSKEQWEKVQEYKKTSALKSDLDRTELSKEKSGVFTGAYVLNPADTSKKIPVWIGDYVLYGYGTGAIMAVPAHDQRDYEFAKAFGLDILPVIEGDLSQGAFDSKESVCINSSSSEVSINGLKYKEAFSKTADWAEKKGIGRRKTQFKLRDWLFARQRYWGEPIPLVHYPSGVTKAVSESELPLELPNLSEFKPSGTGESPLALAGDWLKYKDPETGEIGTRETNTMPQWAGSCWYYLRYIDPENPDKFVDANLEKAWMPVDLYVGGAEHAVLHLLYSRFWHKVLFDLGYVTTPEPFKKLVHQGLILGEDKRKMSKSLGNVINPDEVVTNFGADSLRLFEMFMGPFEMVKPWSTRGVEGVFRFLNRVWRLYHSGAEESFRLEDIEPNEDELKILHRTIKKVDDDINNFSFNTAISQLMIFVNELTPSQRRPRKILEPFLLLIAPFAPHLAEELWSLAGKPDSLTYQGFPVYEEKYLTDDEIMIVVQVNGKLRAEFKAAKEIAGDEAIKIAKSLDKVQVFLDGKQIRKEIYVPGKLVNLVVG; from the coding sequence ATGGACTATCCGTTTCGGAAAATTGAATCAAAATGGCAAGATTATTGGGAAAAGAATTCTTCCTTTCGAACGGATCTACGCTCGTCTAAACCAAAGTTCTATTGTTTGGATATGTTTCCCTATCCCTCGGGTGCGGGATTACACGTTGGTCATCCCGAAGGCTATACCGCTACGGACATTATTTCTCGTTACAAGAGAATGAAAGGTTTTGAAGTACTGCATCCTATGGGGTGGGATGCATTCGGTCTCCCTGCGGAAAGATATGCAATGCAGACCGGAATACATCCTGCCATCACTACAAAGCAGAATGTGGACAATTTCAGAAGACAGATCAAATTGATCGGTCTTTCCTATGATTGGGACAGGGAAATTTCCACCACAGATCCGAAATATTACAAATTTACCCAGTGGATCTTCCTGAAGTTATACGATTCCTGGTATGATGCCCAGTCTTCCAAAGCAAAGCCTATCTCTGAATTAGTTCAAAAGCTCGAATCCAAAGGCTCAGAAGGATTTGAGGACCTCGAAACCTTCTCCGCAAAAGATTGGAAAGATTTTTCAAATGCAAAGAAAGAAACCATTCTTTCACAATTCCGCTTAGTATATCAGGCGGAGATACCGGTAAACTGGTGCCCAGGCCTCGGAACAGTTCTCGCAAACGAAGAAGTAGAAGAATGGGTCGGTAAAGGTTACGAAGTAGTTCGTAAACCTATGAGACAGTATATGATGCGTATCACTGCATATGCGGAAAGATTGTTAGAGGACCTTTCTTTAGTTTCTTGGCCAGGCTCTACACTTGAGATGCAGAAAAACTGGATCGGAAAGAGCGAAGGTTTGGAAATCATATTTCCTTTTGATCCTTCTTCCCCGCAAAACGGTATCAAAGTGTATACTACTCGTCCTGATACCATATTTGGGGTAAGTTATATGGTGCTTGCTCCGGAACATCCTTTGGTGGATACGATTACTTCCAAAGAACAATGGGAGAAGGTACAGGAATATAAAAAGACCTCCGCTTTAAAAAGTGATCTAGATAGAACTGAACTTTCCAAAGAAAAGTCAGGCGTATTCACCGGAGCTTATGTTTTAAATCCTGCAGATACTTCTAAAAAGATCCCAGTATGGATCGGCGATTATGTTTTATATGGTTATGGGACCGGTGCGATTATGGCGGTGCCTGCTCATGACCAAAGAGACTATGAGTTTGCAAAAGCTTTCGGGTTGGATATCCTACCAGTGATTGAAGGCGATCTTTCGCAAGGCGCGTTCGATTCCAAAGAATCAGTTTGTATCAATTCTTCTTCTTCCGAAGTGTCGATTAACGGTCTGAAATATAAGGAAGCATTTTCCAAAACTGCTGATTGGGCTGAGAAAAAAGGAATCGGAAGAAGAAAGACCCAATTTAAATTGAGAGACTGGTTATTTGCCCGCCAAAGATACTGGGGAGAACCTATTCCTCTGGTCCATTATCCCTCCGGAGTTACAAAGGCAGTTTCGGAATCGGAACTTCCATTAGAACTTCCTAATTTATCAGAATTTAAACCTTCCGGAACCGGAGAATCTCCTCTTGCTTTAGCTGGAGATTGGTTGAAATATAAAGATCCGGAAACAGGCGAGATCGGGACCAGAGAAACAAATACTATGCCTCAATGGGCAGGTTCTTGTTGGTATTATCTGCGTTATATAGATCCTGAAAATCCGGATAAGTTTGTGGACGCGAACTTGGAAAAAGCATGGATGCCAGTGGATCTATATGTGGGTGGAGCGGAACATGCGGTTCTTCACTTACTATATTCGCGCTTTTGGCATAAGGTATTATTCGATCTAGGTTATGTAACTACTCCGGAACCTTTCAAAAAACTGGTTCACCAAGGTTTGATCTTAGGCGAGGACAAAAGAAAAATGTCCAAGTCTTTAGGGAACGTGATCAATCCGGACGAAGTGGTTACGAATTTCGGAGCGGATAGTTTACGTCTTTTTGAAATGTTTATGGGGCCGTTCGAAATGGTAAAACCTTGGAGCACCAGAGGTGTCGAAGGCGTATTCCGTTTCTTGAATCGTGTTTGGAGATTGTATCATTCAGGTGCAGAAGAGTCTTTCCGTTTAGAAGATATTGAGCCGAACGAAGATGAATTGAAGATCCTTCACAGAACCATCAAAAAAGTGGACGATGATATTAATAATTTTTCATTCAATACCGCTATCTCTCAGTTAATGATCTTTGTGAACGAATTGACTCCGAGCCAACGTAGACCTCGCAAGATCCTAGAACCGTTCTTACTTTTGATCGCTCCATTTGCTCCTCACTTGGCAGAAGAACTTTGGTCCTTGGCAGGAAAGCCTGATTCATTGACTTACCAAGGTTTTCCGGTTTATGAGGAAAAATACCTAACTGACGACGAGATCATGATCGTGGTCCAGGTAAACGGAAAGTTAAGAGCAGAATTCAAGGCAGCGAAAGAGATTGCGGGGGACGAAGCGATTAAGATCGCAAAGTCTTTGGATAAGGTTCAAGTCTTTTTGGATGGAAAACAGATCCGAAAAGAGATCTACGTTCCTGGAAAACTTGTGAACTTAGTAGTTGGGTGA
- the lepB gene encoding signal peptidase I, translating to MKFDSEITRSIRHSAFSWIKLSFPILFAIFFILYFRIFVIQFYLISGTSMMPSYKENDWVLVKKWGFPAQIGPWVLYILEPDINRFDVLVLDGIGAELSLKRVVGLPGDFFRFSEGRILINDSSLEEPFLNSGYKTQAPSASILPVIGVSGNIGIGDSGRIPPGYVLVLGDNREFSTDSRNYGLIPFKKLRGKVITSF from the coding sequence ATGAAATTCGATTCGGAAATAACTCGTTCGATCAGGCATTCCGCATTCAGTTGGATCAAACTTTCTTTTCCGATCTTATTTGCAATATTCTTCATATTGTATTTTCGGATTTTCGTAATCCAATTCTATTTGATCAGCGGCACAAGTATGATGCCAAGCTATAAAGAGAACGATTGGGTCCTTGTAAAAAAATGGGGATTCCCGGCTCAAATAGGTCCTTGGGTATTATATATTTTAGAACCGGATATAAATAGATTCGATGTGCTCGTCTTGGATGGGATCGGAGCCGAGCTAAGTTTAAAAAGAGTAGTGGGACTTCCGGGAGATTTTTTCAGATTTTCGGAAGGAAGGATTTTGATAAACGATTCTTCCTTAGAGGAACCTTTCTTAAATTCAGGTTACAAGACCCAAGCGCCTTCCGCATCCATTCTACCTGTGATCGGGGTGTCCGGAAATATAGGCATAGGAGATTCGGGCAGGATCCCGCCAGGTTATGTTTTGGTCTTGGGAGATAACCGAGAATTTTCCACGGATTCGAGAAATTACGGCCTAATTCCTTTCAAAAAGTTAAGAGGGAAGGTAATCACCAGTTTTTAA